A genomic segment from Torulaspora globosa chromosome 3, complete sequence encodes:
- a CDS encoding uncharacterized protein (Ty like retrotransposon): MSKQRIQYAKVTRNNTKAHAERPSLSYKEAISLNSNAEEKEKFIAAYEKEVNQLLKMSTWDKDHVIGADSVTKSRIVNSMFIFTTKRDGSKKCCVVARGDQQKPETYLENLQANTVHNYALMTCMEIALDIDMTITQLDISSAYLYADLEGELYIRAPPHMNMKKKVLRLRKSLYGLKQSGANWCKTIKEYLLNNADVHEVKGWPCVFLGEGIIICLFVDDMVVLTKTPTRAKELINTLRKSYETKVVNTGTPAEDGRVQL; encoded by the coding sequence ATGTCGAAGCAAAGAATCCAGTACGCAAAGGTTACAAGAAACAATACAAAAGCTCATGCCGAAAGACCATCCCTGAGCTACAAGGAGGCTATATCTTTAAACAGTAAtgcagaagagaaagaaaaattCATTGCTGCTTATGAGAAAGAGGTAAACCAACTTCTAAAAATGTCCACCTGGGATAAAGACCACGTTATCGGAGCCGACAGTGTAACTAAAAGCAGGATAGTGAATTCCATGTTCATATTCACTACCAAGCGAGACGGTTCAAAAAAATGTTGCGTTGTAGCCAGAGGTGATCAACAAAAACCAGAAACATATCTGGAGAACCTGCAGGCAAACACAGTGCACAACTATGCTCTAATGACCTGCATGGAGATAGCCTTGGACATCGACATGACCATCACCCAGCTGGACATATCATCTGCATACCTGTATGCAGATCTAGAGGGGGAGTTATATATTCGAGCTCCACCTCATATGAACATGAAAAAAAAGGTGCTAAGACTCCGCAAATCCCTATATGGATTAAAGCAAAGTGGAGCAAATTGGTGCAAAACTATAAAGGAATATCTGTTAAACAACGCAGATGTCCATGAAGTCAAAGGCTGGCCATGTGTATTCCTAGGAGAAGGTATAATCATATGCCTATTCGTGGATGACATGGTGGTCTTGACGAAAACGCCCACTAGGGCAAAAGAACTTATAAACACCTTAAGAAAATCCTATGAAACTAAAGTGGTTAACACAGGAACCCCAGCTGAAGACGGGAGAGTACAGTTATGA